The following proteins come from a genomic window of Triticum aestivum cultivar Chinese Spring chromosome 6A, IWGSC CS RefSeq v2.1, whole genome shotgun sequence:
- the LOC123131051 gene encoding auxin-responsive protein SAUR32, which yields MQGDQAEKRGKVKKGWLAVRVGQAQAEAEQGDGFRRFVIPIAYLYHPLFQRLLETARDTYGYSSAGPLWLPCSVDEFLRLRALVDRETAHSHSSSSHRVHVQAGGHHQQQHGYSFAPCTRAKVTS from the coding sequence ATGCAAGGGGACCAGGCGGAGAAGAGGGGGAAGGTGAAGAAGGGGTGGCTGGCCGTGCGGGTCGGCCAGGCCCAGGCGGAGGCGGAGCAGGGCGACGGGTTCCGGCGGTTCGTCATCCCCATCGCCTACCTCTACCACCCGCTGTTCCAGCGGCTGCTGGAGACGGCCCGGGACACGTATGGCTACAGCTCGGCCGGCCCGCTCTGGCTGCCCTGCTCCGTCGACGAGTTCCTCCGCCTGCGCGCGCTCGTCGACCGGGAGACGGCGCACTCGCACTCCTCGTCGTCGCACCGCGTGCACGTGCAAGCCGGCggccaccaccagcagcagcacggcTACTCCTTCGCCCCGTGCACCCGCGCCAAGGTCACCTCCTGA